The proteins below are encoded in one region of Rhododendron vialii isolate Sample 1 chromosome 7a, ASM3025357v1:
- the LOC131332840 gene encoding uncharacterized protein LOC131332840, with protein MTRTWAMNEFCKRRPPTFHGDTNPVVAETWLNEVKMILRTLGITQDGSRVALTTYQLKGEVRYWWDLMEVTHAIATMTFAEFETLFLDKYFPTPLRLAKEQEFLNLKQGTMIVTQYAAKFKELSRYAQTAVATEDKKARRFEWGLTTARRAVVA; from the coding sequence ATGACTCGAACCTGggcaatgaacgagttctgcaaacgtcgACCTCCGACTTTTCACGGAGATACCAATCCTGTCGTGGCCGAGACATGGCTAAACGAGGTCAAAATGATCCTTAGAACCTTAGGGATCACCCAAGATGGAAGTCGTGTGGCCTTGACCACataccagctgaagggagaagtCCGCTACTGGTGGGATCTAATGGAGgtaacccatgccatagccaccatgacctttgccGAGTTCGAGACCctgtttctcgacaagtacttCCCCACACCCCTTCGTCtggccaaggaacaagagttcctaaATTTGAAACAGGGAACGATGATCGTTACCCAATATGCAGCCAAATTCAAGGAATTGTCTCGTTACGCCCAAACGGCCGTTGCAACTGAGGATAAGAAGGCGAGAAGGTTTGAGTGGGGACTGACAACCGCTAGAAGGGCTGTGGTAGCTTAG